The Haloferax sp. Atlit-12N genome contains a region encoding:
- a CDS encoding PaaI family thioesterase — MDIEEFFESMPFARLLGVEVTEAADGHAEGRIEMREELSWNADRVMAHGGVTFTLADTVGGAALVSEVDQPVPTIDMRIDYLNAGTGDLRAEADVVRLGGDVGTVDVDVYATDGNHVATARGVYKTG, encoded by the coding sequence ATGGACATCGAGGAGTTCTTCGAGAGCATGCCGTTCGCGCGGCTCTTGGGCGTCGAAGTCACCGAGGCCGCAGACGGGCACGCGGAGGGTCGAATCGAGATGCGCGAGGAACTGTCGTGGAACGCCGACCGAGTGATGGCCCACGGCGGCGTGACGTTCACCCTCGCGGACACGGTCGGCGGCGCGGCGCTCGTCAGCGAGGTCGACCAGCCCGTCCCGACTATCGACATGCGAATCGACTACCTCAACGCGGGAACCGGTGACCTCCGCGCCGAGGCCGACGTGGTCCGACTCGGCGGCGACGTGGGAACCGTGGACGTGGACGTGTACGCGACGGACGGGAATCACGTGGCGACCGCGAGGGGTGTCTACAAGACCGGTTGA
- a CDS encoding helix-turn-helix domain-containing protein, translating to MIAECLVAEFRIDGDDCPLARATDAVPVAVDANAPQLRADGNVLLHFSAPADDRLPEALDDDDAIRYLHVTSGDDTYTFRCLSKHPCVVHELVDAGFLVESMRYDDGGATMRGAVVGYDVLRGVMETAGDTVGIQLQRVYPLRADEESPIGRAWDLTPAQEAALRTAVEMGYFDLPRSITAQDVADELEISKSAFLERLRRAQQSVFGALLA from the coding sequence ATGATAGCGGAGTGCCTGGTGGCCGAGTTTCGCATCGACGGCGACGACTGCCCGTTGGCGCGGGCGACCGACGCGGTCCCCGTCGCGGTCGACGCGAACGCGCCGCAACTCCGCGCTGATGGCAACGTCTTGCTTCACTTTTCCGCCCCCGCGGACGACCGACTTCCCGAGGCCCTCGACGACGACGACGCTATCCGCTACCTCCACGTCACCAGCGGCGACGACACGTACACCTTCCGCTGTCTCTCGAAACATCCCTGCGTCGTTCACGAACTCGTCGACGCCGGCTTCCTCGTCGAGTCGATGCGGTACGACGACGGCGGCGCGACGATGCGCGGGGCGGTCGTCGGCTACGACGTGCTCCGCGGCGTGATGGAGACGGCCGGCGACACCGTCGGTATCCAGCTCCAGCGCGTCTACCCGCTTCGGGCGGACGAGGAATCTCCCATTGGTCGAGCGTGGGACCTCACGCCCGCGCAGGAGGCCGCCCTCCGGACGGCCGTCGAGATGGGGTACTTCGACCTCCCCCGGAGTATCACGGCTCAGGACGTGGCGGACGAACTCGAAATCAGCAAGTCGGCGTTCCTCGAACGGCTCCGCCGGGCGCAACAGTCGGTGTTCGGGGCGCTGCTCGCATGA
- a CDS encoding aldehyde dehydrogenase gives MEYSGPTSLYIDGDWVAAASDETIETRDPATEAPYAEVASAGEADVDAAVRAAKSAGARGGEWETTSAAERGEKLRAMADFIEARKDEIALVESHDNGKTPFEAGMEVQMVVDTFRYYAGWTDKVTGEYNPVPGRRVNYTTREPLGVTGHIVPWNYPFQLAGRSLAPALACGNTAVVKPSSQTPLSALYYGLAAEEAGLPDGVVNVVPGSGSEAGSALASHPDVAHVTFTGSTDVGKGVMADAAANVTGVTLELGGKGPNVVFPDADLDAAAKGVHYGIFMNAGQMCWAGSRLLVHEDVADDLVERIVARAESTPLGSGIDDDGRMGPVVSESHREDVLEYISLGVEEGATVACGGGVPEDKETGYFVEPTVLTDVTNDMTVAREEIFGPVLVVTEFSDRAEAVELANDSPYGLLAGVWTEGLSRAHDVADALDYGMVSVNEYPVTFPQTPFGGTKQSGHGREQGAEAVREFTQAKNVNLNLG, from the coding sequence ATGGAATACAGTGGCCCGACCAGTCTCTACATCGACGGGGACTGGGTAGCCGCGGCATCGGACGAGACTATCGAGACGCGCGACCCGGCGACCGAAGCGCCCTACGCCGAGGTCGCCAGCGCGGGCGAGGCGGACGTCGACGCTGCGGTGCGGGCGGCGAAATCGGCGGGCGCTCGCGGCGGCGAGTGGGAGACCACGAGCGCGGCCGAGCGCGGCGAGAAACTGCGCGCGATGGCCGACTTCATCGAGGCGCGGAAAGACGAGATCGCGCTCGTCGAGTCCCACGATAACGGCAAGACGCCGTTCGAGGCCGGTATGGAGGTCCAGATGGTCGTCGACACCTTCCGCTACTACGCCGGGTGGACCGACAAGGTGACCGGCGAGTACAACCCCGTCCCCGGCCGGCGCGTCAACTACACGACCCGCGAACCGCTCGGCGTCACCGGACACATCGTCCCATGGAACTACCCCTTCCAACTCGCGGGGCGCAGTCTCGCGCCGGCGCTCGCCTGCGGCAACACGGCGGTGGTAAAGCCCTCCAGCCAGACGCCGCTTTCGGCGCTCTACTACGGCCTCGCGGCCGAGGAAGCCGGCCTCCCCGACGGCGTGGTGAACGTGGTTCCCGGAAGCGGGTCCGAGGCGGGGTCGGCGCTCGCGTCGCACCCCGACGTGGCGCACGTCACCTTCACCGGCAGCACCGACGTCGGTAAAGGCGTCATGGCCGACGCCGCGGCCAACGTGACCGGGGTCACGCTCGAACTCGGCGGGAAGGGCCCCAACGTCGTCTTCCCCGACGCCGACCTCGACGCCGCCGCCAAGGGCGTCCACTACGGCATCTTCATGAACGCCGGCCAGATGTGCTGGGCCGGGTCGCGCCTGCTCGTCCACGAGGACGTGGCCGACGACCTCGTCGAGCGAATCGTCGCGCGCGCCGAGTCGACCCCGCTCGGCTCCGGTATCGACGACGACGGCCGGATGGGGCCGGTCGTCAGCGAGTCCCACCGCGAGGACGTGTTGGAGTACATCTCTCTCGGCGTCGAGGAGGGCGCGACCGTCGCCTGCGGCGGGGGCGTCCCCGAGGACAAAGAGACCGGCTACTTCGTGGAGCCGACGGTTCTCACCGACGTGACGAACGACATGACCGTGGCCCGCGAGGAGATATTCGGTCCGGTCCTCGTCGTTACCGAGTTCTCGGACCGAGCGGAGGCAGTCGAACTCGCCAACGACTCGCCGTACGGGCTTCTCGCCGGCGTCTGGACCGAGGGGCTCTCTCGCGCCCACGACGTCGCCGACGCGCTCGACTACGGAATGGTCAGCGTCAACGAGTACCCGGTCACGTTCCCGCAGACGCCCTTCGGCGGCACGAAACAGAGCGGCCACGGCCGCGAGCAGGGTGCGGAGGCCGTCCGCGAGTTCACACAGGCGAAGAACGTGAACCTCAACCTCGGCTGA
- a CDS encoding class I SAM-dependent methyltransferase, whose amino-acid sequence MEWDERYRTGTYPTDPEPSPVLRAYLDELPDGRALDVAAGNGRNTLFLAENGYRVDALDQSGEGLSIIDERAADRGFADRVETMQADATAHDFPESTYDLVTISYFRTLDRLADIKAALKPGGVLFYQHHLRADPPATVGPSTDRYRFDSNELLRACLDLTVVYYDESTELRDERRSATATIIARNTRGGAQSYPERGIEK is encoded by the coding sequence ATGGAGTGGGACGAGCGCTACCGGACCGGAACGTACCCGACCGACCCCGAGCCGTCGCCGGTGCTTCGGGCGTACCTCGACGAACTTCCCGACGGTCGCGCCCTCGACGTGGCCGCCGGAAACGGGCGCAACACGCTCTTTCTCGCTGAAAACGGCTATCGGGTCGACGCGCTCGACCAGTCGGGTGAGGGACTCAGTATTATCGACGAACGCGCCGCCGACCGCGGGTTCGCCGACCGCGTGGAGACGATGCAGGCCGACGCGACGGCCCACGACTTTCCCGAGTCGACGTACGACCTCGTCACCATCAGCTACTTCCGGACGCTGGACCGCCTCGCTGACATCAAGGCGGCGCTGAAACCCGGCGGCGTGCTGTTCTACCAGCACCACCTGCGAGCCGACCCGCCGGCGACGGTCGGGCCGAGCACCGACAGATACCGCTTCGACTCCAACGAACTGCTCCGGGCCTGCCTCGACCTCACCGTGGTCTACTACGACGAATCGACCGAACTGCGCGACGAGCGGCGGTCCGCGACAGCGACGATTATCGCGCGGAACACGAGGGGTGGCGCGCAGTCGTACCCGGAGAGAGGAATAGAGAAATAA
- the paaD gene encoding 1,2-phenylacetyl-CoA epoxidase subunit PaaD: MSDVSADDAPDATACGYTEYVDGEVPEGFPKTGVGATGVEADIWDALYEIEDPEMPVSIVDLGLIYDVRVVEQEGEDGETKTLGIVEMTLTYTGCPARDYLENDVQCAILAAGVDEASVRLRFTPEWTVDMVTEAGREALREFGLGV; the protein is encoded by the coding sequence GTGTCTGACGTGAGCGCCGACGACGCGCCCGACGCGACCGCCTGCGGCTACACGGAGTACGTCGACGGCGAGGTGCCCGAGGGATTCCCGAAGACGGGAGTCGGAGCCACGGGCGTCGAAGCCGACATCTGGGACGCCCTCTACGAAATCGAGGACCCCGAGATGCCGGTGAGCATCGTCGACCTCGGCCTCATCTACGACGTTCGCGTCGTCGAGCAGGAGGGCGAAGACGGCGAGACGAAGACGCTCGGTATCGTCGAGATGACGCTGACGTACACCGGCTGTCCGGCGCGCGACTACCTCGAAAACGACGTGCAGTGTGCGATTCTGGCGGCCGGCGTCGACGAGGCGTCCGTGCGGCTCCGGTTCACGCCGGAGTGGACCGTCGACATGGTGACTGAGGCGGGCCGCGAGGCCCTCCGCGAGTTCGGACTGGGGGTGTGA
- a CDS encoding nucleotidyltransferase domain-containing protein: MSHQTELDDTHGISISLSIPAQNPELFKSKATNDILLFLTNHRFNQFSLRKVAEQIDHSQQTVRRAVNTLVDNGLVVESPKSNQRLVQINRTRLSVPDDPLLRIPQPEYQGPAKAAVDELTNRLDGVVGVILYGSVARGDADRRSDLDLWVLTQGNRAANQREANAVARDLEDAEFNGDRFAYDIDVEAVQAIPTYTDDIREIVISGIPIYTTSKFETVENLLLEEGGNGE, from the coding sequence ATGAGCCATCAGACGGAATTAGATGACACACACGGTATCTCGATATCTCTCTCAATACCGGCTCAGAACCCAGAATTGTTCAAAAGTAAGGCGACGAACGACATCTTGCTCTTTTTAACCAACCACCGATTCAATCAGTTCTCGCTCCGCAAAGTCGCTGAGCAGATCGACCACTCCCAGCAGACGGTTCGGAGGGCCGTCAACACCCTCGTCGACAATGGGCTGGTAGTCGAGTCACCAAAGAGCAATCAACGGCTCGTCCAAATCAACCGGACGCGGCTCTCCGTTCCAGACGATCCGCTCCTCCGAATCCCTCAACCGGAGTACCAAGGACCTGCAAAAGCCGCCGTCGACGAACTTACCAACCGTCTCGACGGCGTTGTAGGCGTCATCCTCTACGGGAGTGTTGCCCGTGGAGATGCGGACCGACGTAGCGACCTTGACCTCTGGGTACTCACCCAGGGGAATCGTGCCGCAAATCAGCGAGAGGCGAACGCTGTCGCCCGAGACTTAGAAGACGCTGAGTTCAACGGAGACAGATTCGCCTACGATATCGACGTCGAAGCAGTCCAAGCTATCCCCACTTACACGGACGACATTCGGGAGATTGTCATCTCTGGCATTCCAATCTACACGACCAGCAAGTTTGAGACCGTCGAGAATCTCCTCCTTGAGGAAGGTGGAAACGGTGAGTAA
- a CDS encoding amidohydrolase family protein, translating to MTVLDWLDEPRIIDTHAHQPTAEFLEDAGGEMMQDAANRFGAEMETWSYEEMIAEYREHNIGRAVLLGWDAETNTGNPPVPNDYVAEVRDAHADFFVGFGSVDPLKDDCVEEAVRCVEDLGLSGFKFQQIAQGFDPSDDEHRALFDTIEDLGVPVVFHGGNSTLGACSPGGRGLKIKYGNPMLIDDVAAEHPDLQILIAHPAYPWEKEQLAICQQKGNVYMDLSGWLPKYIDEQVLHYAKTVLQDKVMFGTDYPMIRPGRWFESFEEHFDASEEVKRKLLWENAERFLNL from the coding sequence ATGACCGTGTTGGATTGGCTCGACGAGCCGCGCATCATCGACACGCACGCCCACCAGCCGACCGCGGAGTTCCTCGAAGACGCCGGCGGGGAGATGATGCAAGACGCGGCGAACAGGTTCGGCGCGGAGATGGAGACGTGGAGCTACGAGGAGATGATAGCCGAGTACCGCGAGCACAACATCGGGCGGGCGGTGCTTCTCGGGTGGGACGCCGAGACGAACACCGGGAATCCCCCAGTACCGAACGACTACGTGGCCGAGGTCAGAGACGCGCACGCTGACTTCTTCGTCGGGTTCGGGAGTGTGGACCCGCTGAAAGACGACTGCGTCGAGGAGGCGGTCCGATGCGTTGAGGACCTCGGTCTCTCGGGGTTCAAGTTCCAGCAAATCGCGCAGGGGTTCGACCCGAGTGACGACGAACACAGAGCATTATTCGACACCATCGAGGACCTCGGCGTGCCTGTCGTCTTCCACGGTGGGAACTCCACGCTCGGCGCGTGCTCGCCCGGTGGCAGAGGCCTGAAAATCAAGTACGGCAACCCGATGCTCATCGACGACGTGGCCGCGGAACATCCGGACCTCCAGATTCTCATCGCCCATCCGGCGTACCCGTGGGAGAAAGAGCAACTCGCCATCTGCCAGCAGAAGGGCAACGTCTACATGGACCTCTCGGGGTGGCTCCCGAAGTACATCGACGAGCAGGTGCTCCACTACGCCAAGACCGTCCTGCAGGACAAGGTGATGTTCGGCACCGACTACCCGATGATTCGGCCGGGACGCTGGTTCGAGTCCTTCGAGGAGCACTTCGACGCCTCCGAGGAGGTAAAGCGAAAGCTCCTCTGGGAGAACGCGGAGCGATTCCTCAATTTATAG
- the paaB gene encoding 1,2-phenylacetyl-CoA epoxidase subunit PaaB has translation MIWEVFRQDKPGAYHKHCGNVHAPDRELALQFAAVQHGRRMKTHSLWVVPHDEIGEIDADETSFGGTTDKTYRWATSYTDIEPAAPEVAESEAEQADVEKSLEADS, from the coding sequence ATGATTTGGGAAGTATTCAGACAGGATAAACCGGGAGCATACCACAAACACTGCGGCAACGTCCACGCGCCGGACCGCGAGTTGGCGCTCCAGTTCGCGGCCGTCCAGCACGGCCGACGGATGAAGACCCACAGCCTGTGGGTCGTCCCGCACGACGAAATCGGCGAAATCGACGCCGACGAGACGAGCTTCGGCGGAACGACCGACAAGACCTACCGCTGGGCGACCTCGTACACGGACATCGAACCGGCCGCGCCGGAAGTCGCCGAAAGCGAGGCCGAGCAGGCCGACGTGGAGAAATCGCTCGAGGCGGACAGCTAA
- a CDS encoding enoyl-CoA hydratase/isomerase family protein: MRVDDADGVRTVTFDRPEAKNAFTADVARELSAALEALTPEAFDAAVITGDGDAFSAGGDIQAMAERNETAREAYERVRGTLGRVAEAILTAPVPVVARVNGDAVGAGTSVVAACDFAYAARDARFGASFVNVGLVPDAGATVTLPRLVGLRAAKELAFTGKLISAERAAELDLVNEAVGPENLDATVDETVETLAAQPTETLALAKEAIHANLGRSWADGLEHEAHAQTLAYDTDAHEEGVSAFLEKRRPEFE; encoded by the coding sequence ATGCGAGTCGACGACGCCGACGGCGTCCGGACCGTGACGTTCGACAGACCCGAGGCGAAAAACGCGTTCACCGCCGACGTGGCCCGAGAGCTCTCGGCGGCGCTCGAAGCACTCACGCCCGAGGCGTTCGACGCCGCGGTGATAACCGGCGACGGCGACGCATTCAGCGCCGGCGGCGACATTCAGGCGATGGCAGAGCGCAACGAGACCGCCCGCGAGGCCTACGAGCGCGTTCGCGGCACCCTCGGCCGCGTCGCCGAGGCGATTCTCACCGCTCCGGTGCCGGTCGTCGCCCGCGTCAACGGCGACGCCGTGGGCGCAGGGACCTCCGTCGTCGCCGCCTGCGACTTCGCCTACGCCGCCCGCGACGCTCGATTCGGCGCGTCGTTCGTCAACGTCGGTCTCGTCCCCGACGCGGGCGCGACGGTGACGCTCCCCCGGTTGGTCGGCCTCCGCGCCGCGAAGGAACTCGCCTTCACCGGGAAACTCATCTCGGCCGAGCGCGCCGCGGAACTCGACCTCGTGAACGAGGCGGTCGGCCCCGAAAATCTCGACGCCACCGTGGACGAGACGGTGGAGACGCTCGCCGCACAGCCGACGGAGACGCTCGCGCTGGCGAAAGAGGCGATACACGCGAACCTCGGCCGTTCGTGGGCGGATGGCCTCGAACACGAGGCGCACGCCCAGACGCTCGCCTACGACACTGACGCCCACGAGGAGGGCGTTTCCGCGTTCTTGGAGAAACGGCGGCCGGAGTTCGAATAG
- the paaE gene encoding 1,2-phenylacetyl-CoA epoxidase subunit PaaE: MRRFDPSTETTGETSGAECPYCGGTNTVREHPKGPGLCRSMHFCNDCQEPFQRFE, encoded by the coding sequence ATGCGCCGCTTCGACCCCAGTACCGAGACGACGGGCGAAACGTCGGGCGCGGAGTGCCCGTACTGCGGCGGCACGAACACCGTCCGCGAGCACCCGAAGGGGCCGGGACTGTGCCGGTCGATGCACTTCTGTAACGACTGTCAAGAGCCGTTCCAGCGGTTCGAATAG
- a CDS encoding rhodanese-like domain-containing protein, whose amino-acid sequence MPSIRPDELDARLADGDDPFVLDIRPESNYQRGAIDGSHVSVSERDYVGEVSGANKPDGSHNVPVYDDLRSGDDASLRGRLDEIPRDRDVVVVCKMGIVAKRATGLLREEGYDAATLAGGMSGWNGYQRGSLGYKLRSLIWRLF is encoded by the coding sequence GTGCCTTCGATTCGCCCCGACGAACTCGACGCCCGCCTCGCCGACGGGGACGACCCCTTCGTCCTCGACATCCGCCCAGAGTCGAACTACCAGCGCGGCGCAATCGACGGGAGTCACGTGAGCGTCAGCGAACGTGACTACGTCGGAGAAGTGAGTGGAGCGAACAAACCCGACGGGAGTCACAACGTTCCCGTCTACGACGACCTCCGGTCGGGCGACGACGCCTCGCTTCGAGGTCGGCTGGACGAGATTCCGCGGGACCGCGACGTGGTCGTCGTCTGTAAGATGGGCATCGTCGCGAAGCGGGCGACGGGGCTCCTCCGCGAGGAGGGGTACGACGCGGCGACACTCGCGGGCGGCATGAGCGGGTGGAACGGCTACCAGCGCGGGTCGCTGGGCTACAAACTCCGGTCGCTCATCTGGCGACTGTTCTGA
- the paaA gene encoding 1,2-phenylacetyl-CoA epoxidase subunit PaaA — MDLETVKERAGPRQFAPKDDMPEEYRKAATRMIQFHANSEVMGGYLEKPFIRQAPSIDRKLAFSAKVQDEIGHAQLLYRAAESLGIKTRDEMLDELARGDGKFLNCFHYPMESWHEVPMIAFFVDGAAMHRQATLKNTSWTPYAHAMDKVCFEEGFHVKHGESILSELMNGSKATQEKTQAAFETWWPRIIQFFGPTNDKSVHNDFAQEVGLKTKSNDELRDTFLDTYVPKAEKYGLVVPEYPRIEYDEELDTYHVNEDDLNWDEFWTIAKNASAGSHEQINSRAQAQEAVEWVRESMHSWEGASGAGTPQAAD, encoded by the coding sequence ATGGACCTCGAAACCGTCAAAGAACGGGCGGGCCCGCGGCAGTTCGCTCCGAAAGACGACATGCCAGAGGAGTACCGCAAGGCCGCGACGCGGATGATTCAGTTCCACGCGAACAGTGAGGTGATGGGCGGGTACCTCGAAAAGCCGTTCATCCGGCAAGCGCCGAGCATCGACCGAAAGCTGGCGTTCTCGGCGAAGGTGCAGGACGAAATCGGCCACGCGCAACTGCTCTACCGCGCGGCCGAGTCCCTCGGCATCAAGACGCGCGACGAGATGCTGGACGAACTCGCCCGCGGCGACGGCAAGTTCCTCAACTGCTTCCACTACCCGATGGAGTCGTGGCACGAGGTGCCGATGATAGCGTTCTTCGTCGACGGCGCGGCCATGCACCGGCAGGCGACGCTCAAGAACACGTCGTGGACGCCGTACGCCCACGCGATGGACAAGGTGTGCTTCGAGGAGGGCTTCCACGTCAAACACGGCGAATCCATCCTCTCCGAGTTGATGAACGGGTCGAAGGCGACCCAAGAGAAGACGCAGGCCGCTTTCGAGACGTGGTGGCCGCGCATCATCCAGTTCTTCGGCCCGACCAACGACAAGTCCGTCCACAACGACTTCGCGCAGGAGGTCGGCCTGAAGACGAAGTCCAACGACGAGCTGCGCGATACCTTCCTCGACACCTACGTTCCGAAGGCCGAAAAGTACGGCCTCGTCGTCCCAGAGTACCCACGCATCGAGTACGACGAGGAGCTCGACACCTACCACGTCAACGAGGACGACCTGAACTGGGACGAGTTCTGGACCATCGCCAAGAACGCCTCGGCGGGGAGCCACGAGCAGATTAACTCCCGCGCACAGGCGCAGGAGGCGGTCGAGTGGGTGCGCGAATCGATGCACAGCTGGGAGGGCGCGTCGGGGGCCGGAACCCCGCAGGCGGCGGACTGA
- a CDS encoding peptidylprolyl isomerase, with amino-acid sequence MTIETGDSVSLEYVGKLPDGTVFDTSRQDVADAEGLSEAQGDRDYEPLVVEVGAGTVIEGLDEALVGMSVGDEESIEIPPEKAYGEHDEDLIREHETEQLREVLGDEPEEGLYVQTQQGGLGEIVHADDDVVRIDFNHELAGETLVFDVEIVDAN; translated from the coding sequence ATGACGATAGAAACCGGCGACTCCGTTTCGCTCGAATACGTTGGAAAGCTCCCTGACGGCACGGTTTTCGACACGTCGCGGCAGGACGTGGCCGACGCCGAAGGGCTCTCCGAGGCGCAGGGCGACCGCGACTACGAACCGCTCGTGGTCGAAGTCGGCGCGGGGACCGTCATCGAGGGCCTCGACGAGGCGCTCGTCGGCATGTCCGTCGGCGACGAGGAAAGCATCGAAATTCCGCCGGAGAAGGCCTACGGCGAGCACGACGAAGACCTCATCCGCGAGCACGAGACCGAACAGCTCCGCGAAGTGCTGGGCGACGAGCCTGAGGAAGGGCTGTACGTCCAGACCCAGCAGGGCGGTCTCGGCGAAATCGTCCACGCCGACGACGACGTGGTCCGCATCGACTTCAACCACGAGCTCGCCGGCGAGACGCTCGTCTTCGACGTCGAAATCGTCGACGCGAACTAA
- a CDS encoding alpha/beta fold hydrolase, translating to MAFARTNGIDTYYERRGEGPPVVFVHGAILDHGQWDRQMVALCDDYTTVSYDVRGHGRTGGSDLATYSMELFADDLAALVSELGLDRPVVCGLSTGGCVAQAYAMRYPDGLSGLVLADTFSPVVFDRLERFQRLVVPRLTIPFVRLVGYERVEKVMVWFQERLSGTAAGGDYGNIEGLRDRGPPMATDEFAKVIRAVSRFTDSSVVLGDIDVPTLVLYGEHELPFVRRHAAAFGDGIPTVAVRAVPDAGHASNLDNPAFFEDALREFLDGLRTVAR from the coding sequence ATGGCGTTCGCCCGAACGAACGGTATCGACACCTACTACGAGCGGCGAGGCGAGGGGCCGCCGGTGGTCTTCGTCCACGGGGCGATTCTCGACCACGGTCAGTGGGACCGACAGATGGTGGCGCTGTGCGACGACTACACCACCGTCTCGTACGACGTTCGGGGACACGGCCGAACCGGCGGGTCCGACTTGGCGACGTACTCGATGGAACTGTTCGCCGACGACCTCGCCGCGCTCGTCTCGGAGTTAGGCCTCGACAGGCCCGTGGTCTGCGGGCTCTCGACCGGCGGCTGTGTGGCGCAGGCGTACGCGATGCGGTATCCCGACGGGCTCTCGGGGCTCGTCCTCGCGGACACGTTCTCCCCGGTCGTCTTCGACCGTCTCGAACGGTTCCAGCGACTCGTCGTCCCGCGGTTGACGATTCCGTTCGTTCGACTCGTCGGCTACGAGCGCGTGGAGAAGGTCATGGTCTGGTTCCAAGAGCGGTTGTCGGGAACGGCCGCGGGCGGCGACTACGGGAACATCGAGGGCCTCCGAGACCGCGGCCCGCCGATGGCGACCGACGAGTTCGCGAAAGTGATTCGGGCGGTCAGCCGGTTCACCGATTCGTCGGTCGTCCTCGGCGACATCGACGTCCCGACGCTGGTCCTGTACGGCGAGCACGAACTCCCGTTCGTGCGCAGGCACGCTGCGGCGTTCGGCGACGGGATTCCGACCGTCGCGGTCCGCGCGGTTCCCGACGCCGGCCACGCGTCGAACCTCGACAACCCCGCGTTCTTCGAGGACGCCCTTCGGGAGTTCCTCGACGGCCTCAGAACAGTCGCCAGATGA
- a CDS encoding DNA-binding protein, with product MVGRGRTEFEVGISDGDDWKTQLTKACRLIEVTETLQAEGRYYTAVIEVSFGAVERSIEAYALAMTNDSLQDFQDHQFAYERAHKIGLFTRETAMDMKDLYRENRTESYYGGGRPTREQADAMADLATAVHKFSVSQIRQGGVCLCESQ from the coding sequence ATGGTCGGTCGTGGCCGAACAGAGTTCGAGGTCGGGATTAGCGACGGTGACGATTGGAAGACGCAGCTGACGAAAGCATGCCGTCTCATCGAAGTTACTGAAACGCTCCAAGCAGAGGGGAGGTACTACACGGCAGTTATCGAGGTCAGTTTTGGAGCTGTTGAACGGTCTATCGAGGCGTACGCGCTCGCGATGACGAACGATTCGCTGCAGGACTTCCAAGACCATCAGTTCGCGTACGAGCGCGCCCACAAGATCGGTCTGTTCACCAGAGAGACTGCGATGGATATGAAGGACCTGTACCGCGAAAACCGCACAGAAAGCTACTACGGGGGTGGACGTCCCACGAGAGAGCAAGCCGACGCAATGGCTGACCTCGCAACTGCTGTTCACAAGTTTTCCGTGAGCCAAATCCGGCAAGGTGGCGTCTGTCTCTGTGAATCACAGTAG
- the paaC gene encoding 1,2-phenylacetyl-CoA epoxidase subunit PaaC: protein MPDALNPEDLDAEQRAALEELLFRLADDEYVHGERLIEWQIYAPTLESDLALANVAQDEFGHARLWYDLLEELGHTEAELIWERPADEFRHATLVELPFAEGDWADVVLRCYLYDAAERLQLDALVETSYAPLADRVGKVLSEERYHLENAQSWLDRLAEGDSRDRVQDALDRLFPHALSLFAEPDHEAEIRDHGFRTMSTADLRIEWLETVIPYLESLGLDVPEPDEVERPSARGRDGTHTDHWDELAGEFRRTYEELEAPEPARIGRERV, encoded by the coding sequence ATGCCCGACGCACTCAATCCCGAAGACCTCGACGCCGAACAGCGCGCCGCGCTCGAAGAGCTGCTGTTCCGCCTCGCGGACGACGAGTACGTCCACGGCGAGCGCCTCATCGAGTGGCAGATTTACGCGCCGACGCTGGAATCCGACCTCGCGTTGGCGAACGTCGCACAGGACGAGTTCGGCCACGCCCGCCTGTGGTACGACCTGCTCGAAGAACTCGGCCACACCGAGGCGGAACTCATCTGGGAGCGCCCCGCCGACGAGTTCAGACACGCCACGCTGGTCGAACTCCCGTTCGCGGAGGGCGACTGGGCCGACGTAGTCCTGCGGTGCTACCTCTACGACGCCGCCGAGCGCCTGCAACTCGACGCGCTCGTCGAAACAAGCTACGCGCCGCTCGCCGACCGCGTCGGCAAGGTGCTGAGCGAGGAGCGCTACCACCTCGAAAACGCCCAGAGCTGGCTCGACCGCCTCGCCGAGGGCGACAGCCGCGACCGCGTGCAAGACGCGCTCGACCGGCTGTTCCCCCACGCGCTCTCGCTTTTCGCCGAGCCCGACCACGAGGCGGAAATCAGGGACCACGGCTTCCGGACGATGTCCACCGCCGACCTCCGCATCGAGTGGCTGGAGACGGTCATCCCGTACCTCGAATCGCTCGGGCTCGACGTGCCCGAACCCGACGAGGTCGAGCGCCCGAGCGCCCGCGGTCGCGACGGCACCCACACCGACCACTGGGACGAACTGGCCGGGGAGTTCCGGCGGACGTACGAGGAGCTCGAAGCGCCCGAGCCGGCGCGAATCGGCAGGGAGCGTGTCTGA